One stretch of Candidatus Binataceae bacterium DNA includes these proteins:
- a CDS encoding helix-turn-helix transcriptional regulator yields MKTPKIMLGTLLRQWRKSRNVSQLELAMRANTSQRNVSFVESGRTHPSREMVLKLADALDLPLRARNEVLLAAGLAPFYPERRLTSAGMELPCRMLERMLAHHEPYPAMVLDAGWNLVMHNHAAGRIIERSVPALMLTQFSSPEGVNFLRLVCDPKGMRSRMRNWQHVGRALLARLRREALANPGGPSEVLLRDLLTHDLLPPFSASEPPLEVVMPVELDLGDSYLRLFNTLTTFGTPQDVILQEMRIEMLFPADSSSDAILQEWETHASVPASNNSANWKTNVPSKRVP; encoded by the coding sequence ATGAAAACCCCGAAGATAATGTTGGGTACGCTGTTGCGCCAGTGGCGCAAGAGCAGGAACGTCAGCCAGCTGGAACTAGCGATGCGGGCCAACACCTCGCAGCGCAACGTCAGCTTCGTTGAATCGGGCAGGACGCACCCGAGCCGCGAGATGGTTCTGAAGCTGGCCGACGCGCTCGACCTGCCACTGCGGGCGCGCAACGAAGTTCTGTTGGCCGCGGGACTTGCACCATTCTACCCAGAGCGCAGGTTGACCAGCGCGGGAATGGAACTTCCGTGCAGAATGCTCGAGCGGATGCTGGCGCATCATGAGCCATATCCGGCGATGGTGCTCGACGCCGGATGGAACCTAGTCATGCATAATCACGCCGCGGGCCGCATCATCGAACGGAGCGTCCCGGCGCTGATGTTGACGCAGTTTTCCTCGCCCGAGGGTGTGAACTTTCTCAGACTGGTGTGTGATCCGAAGGGGATGAGAAGCCGGATGCGAAATTGGCAGCATGTTGGGCGCGCACTGCTGGCGCGCTTGCGGCGCGAAGCACTGGCCAACCCGGGTGGGCCGTCAGAAGTGCTGTTGCGCGACTTACTGACGCACGACCTGCTTCCGCCATTTTCGGCGAGTGAACCACCGCTCGAAGTCGTCATGCCAGTGGAACTGGATCTCGGAGATAGCTACTTGCGGCTCTTTAATACCTTGACCACGTTCGGAACCCCGCAGGATGTGATCTTGCAGGAAATGCGGATCGAAATGTTATTTCCCGCTGACAGCTCGAGCGACGCCATTCTCCAGGAATGGGAGACTCACGCGTCGGTACCCGCATCGAACAACTCAGCGAATTGGAAGACCAACGTCCCGAGCAAACGCGTTCCTTAA